The following proteins are co-located in the Heteronotia binoei isolate CCM8104 ecotype False Entrance Well chromosome 8, APGP_CSIRO_Hbin_v1, whole genome shotgun sequence genome:
- the LOC132575927 gene encoding myotrophin, with product MSDKEFMWALKNGDLDEVKDYVAKGEDVNRTLEGGRKPLHYAADCGQLEILEFLLLKGADVNAPDKHSITPLLSAVYEDHMSCVKLLLSKGADKTVRGPDGLTALEATDNQAIKALLQ from the exons ATGTCGGACAAGGAGTTCATGTGGGCCCTCAAGAACGGCGACTTGGACGAGGTGAAGGACTACGTGGccaag GGCGAAGATGTGAATCGAACTCTGGAAGGCGGGCGGAAACCTCTCCACTACGCAGCAGATTGCGGGCAGCTCGAGATCCTGGAGTTCCTTCTGCTGAAAGGAGCTGATGTTAAC GCCCCAGACAAACACAGTATCACTCCACTCCTTTCAGCAGTCTACGAAGACCACATGTCTTGTGTGAAGCTACTCCTGTCAAAG GGTGCGGATAAGACGGTGAGAGGACCGGACGGACTCACTGCCTTGGAGGCGACCGACAATCAGGCGATCAAGGCTCTTCTCcagtga